Part of the Janibacter endophyticus genome is shown below.
AGCGCAACCTCTCGGCGAGCGGTCACTTCCCGGCCGAGGTCGTCGACGTGCTCGCCCGGCACGCGCACGCGATCCTCGACGCCGGGTCGCCGGAGGGCTGAGGACTCAGGGGGCGGCGACCCGGTAGTCGATCGGCGTGCAGCGACCGTTGTTGGACTTCTCCGCCGAGCACGCGGTGATGCCTACGAGTAGGTCGACCTCGGCCTGGACGGCGAACCGATCACCCGGCACGGTCGGTGGCGGATCGATGTGCAGCTCGCCGTCGAGGTCGGTCCACACGTCCATGAAGACGTTGAGCGTCGTCGAGATCCGGTCCGGTGAGATGCCGTAGGCCTTGAAGGCACCGACGAGGTTGGCGAAGCAGCTCGGGTGCTCCGCGCCGCCGAGGTCGGGGTAGAGGATGTCGAAGGTGTCCTGGCTGCACGGCGTCAGCGTGAGGTCGTGCACGCCGACGGTGTCCTCGACGATCGTCGCGAGCACCCGCGACCGGTTGCTCCACAGCCGCCCGCCGGGGCCGACGTAGATCGAGTTCGCGTAGTCCGTCGTGCGCCCGCTGGAGAACCACTCGTCGCCGCGCTCGACCCCGTCGTCGGCGAAGAGGAAGAGGTCGCTCACCTGCTCGCCGCACGGGTCGACGAGGGTGAGTGTCGCCCCCTTCGGCAGCCGCAGGCCGGTGCCGGTCTGCGGGTCGAGTCGGGTGAAACCCTCCGCGGGACCGTCGGCTCCACCCGCGTAGGGCGGGCGCAGGTCGGGCGAAGGGGTCCGGGGTCGCTGTCTCACGTGTCGCCTCTCGTCGCGAAGGGTGCCGCCCAGTCGTCCTCGACCCGCCGCCCGGCGTACTGGCGGGCCTCGGAGCTCTCGCCGTGGTCCTGCGCCATCGGGTTGACCTCGCCCTGCAGGGCCGCGTCCCGGCGGCGGATGGTGTCGCGCATGCGCTCGAAGCTGCCCTCCCCGCGGAGGAGCTCGAACTGCTCGTGGAGATTGAAGACCAGGGTCGGCAGGGGCGCGCGCCGGGCGATGCGTGATGCCTGGGGGTGGAGCCCGACGATGAAGTAGGCAACCCCGGCATGGCTGTAGGCGAAGTGAGCCTTGTCCGGGTCGTCGTCGACCCCGTGGGCCCAGGGCTCCTCGTCCTCGTCGTGGAGGCGCTGGAGCAGGTCCCACAGCAGCCGCTCGAAGTGCACCTCGTCGCGGATCTGCGGACCGCGAAAGACCGCGACGAAGGAGACGAACGCGCCCGTGGGGTCCGCGGCCCGGCCGTACTCCGCCAAGGCCCGCGAGAGCTCCGTGCGGCTCAGCTCGCTCTCGAGGTCGTCCAGGACGACGACGGTCGCGGCGTCTCGGCGGAAGACGGACCGGGCGCCCAGGCACGGGAACTCCGGGTGCGCCACCATGTCGGCGATCGCCCCGACGACGTCGATGTCGGGTGCATCGTCGAGGCCGGAGTCGGCCTGCTCGGCGAGGACGTCCTCCAAGGGTTCGTGCGCGTTGCCCACGCTCCGGAGACTAGCCGCCGCGGCCGGTCTGATGCGGAAACCTCTGCGAGAGAAGAAGAATCACCCCTTCGGGTGGGGTGCTCGCCTCAGTGGGCGAAGACCGGCGGCCGCTTCTCGACGAAGGCGCGGGCCGCCTCGACGTGATCATCGGTCAGACCGCACTGCTTGTGGCGCGGCACCTCGGCGCGCATCGACTCCGAGAGGGTCTGGCCCGGCGCCTCGAGCAGGTTGGCCTTGATGTAGGAGAGGGCGAGCGCAGGACCCGCGGCAAGCTGCTGTGCCAGGGCGCGTGTCGCCTCGGCGAGGTCCTCCTCGGGCACGAGCTGGTTGAGCAGCCCGAGCTCCAAGCAGGTCTGCCCGTCGACGCGAGGGTTGAGCATGAGCAGCTCGCGCGCCTTCGCGGGGCCGACCAGCCGGTCGAGCAGCCACGCGACGCCGAAGTCGCCGGAGAGGGCGATGCCGGTGAAGGCGGTCGCCATGAGGGTCTTGGGGGTCCCGATGCGGAGGTCCGCAGCCAGCGCGAAGCCGAGCCCTGCTCCCGCCGCGGCCCCGGGCAGAGAAGCGATCACCGGCTTGCGGAGAGCGTGGATCCTCCCGACGGTGAGTTCCTGGTGCCTGAGCTGGTCTGCGACGAGCGCGTCGTCGACCTCGGTGGCACCCTTGCCCTCGCCACCGTCCGCGTCAAACTGCTGCACGTCTCCGCCGGCGCAGAAGGCCTGGCCGGCGCCGGTGATGACGACCACGCGGACCGCGGGGTCGGCCTCTGCCTCGTCGAGCATCTCGCCGAGGCGCTCGATCATCGGCGTCGACATGGCGTTGCGTCGCTCAGGTCGGTTGAGGGTGATCGTGGCCACCCCGTCGGTGGCGCTCACGAGGATGTGATCTTCGGCCTGCTGGTCGTTGCCCACGACTCTCCTTAACTTGAATCTGGATTCATAAACTAGGCGTGGCTCTGACCGAGGTCAAGGGGTCGGCAGGGCGCTCCGAGCGAAGAGCATGGCACCGGTGAGGGGGAGACCGGCGAGGGTCAGCAGCGCCCCCGCTTCTCCCAGGGCAGGACCGAGACCTCCGACAGCGGCTGCCCCGAGGCTGCCTCCCGCCAGGAAGACCAGGGTCAGGAGGCCGAGGGCCGCGCCGCGGGTGCGGTCGGGGACGGAGTCTGCGACGAGCCCGGTCATGGCCGGCTGGCCCAGCCCGAAGGACAGCATGAGGGTGAGGGTGGCCGCGATGAGGACTGCAGGGGAGACGAGGTGGCTCCCCAGGGCGGCCATCGCGAGCGCGCAGCTCGTCCCGGCGGTCGAGACGAGCTGGCTACGGGTGGCCCCGAGGCGGATGAGAGCCGGTGACGTGATTCGCGACGCCACGAGCCCCAGCGCTGCGCCGGGCAGGAGGAGGGCGCCCACCTGGATCCCGGACCAGCCTGCTGCCGCAAGGGCGGTGGGGATGGCCACGAGCATGCCGAACCAGGCCGAGGAGAGGCTGATGGCGGTGATGAGGCTCTTCCGGGCGGGGATGCTCCTCACCATCGCCGCGGGGATGATCCCGTCGGGGTGACGGCGAGACCGGAGGACGACCCACGGCCCCGCGACGAGGAAGGCGACGCCCCCGGCGAGCGCGACGGCTGGTCCCAGGCTGGCGACCTGCAGGGCGAGCACGGCTCCCGTCGCGGCGAGCGCCACGAGCGTCGCGCCGGGGAGGTCCAGCGTGACGTGCGGCTGTCGGTGCGTGGGCAGGTGGCGCCACACCAGGGGCAGCAGCGCCAGCGAGACGATCGGGATGGCGACGACGGGTCGCCATCCGAGCGGACCGACGAGAGCTGCGCCGATGACAGGTCCCATGACGTTGACGGTCGCGCCGATGCCTGCGTAGGAGGCCATGGCGCGGTCCCTGGCGTGTCCGGCGAAGCGTCCCTGGATCGCGGCCAGGGTGAGGGCGGGTATCGCCGAGGCGCCCAGGCCCTGGACCACTCGCGCGCCGACGAGGGCGGGCAGGCTCGTGGCGAAGGCACCGGCGCAGGCGGCCGTGACCATGACCGCGATCCCGGCGACCAGCGGTGTGCGGATCCCGTAGATGTCTCCCAGCCGCCCGAAGACGGCGCACCCGACAGCCAGGCTGAGCGAGTAGCAGCTCACCACGAGCGTGGTCCTGCCGATTGAGGAGTCGAGTCCCTCGGCCAAGGGTGGGATGGAGACGGCGACCGCGGCGCTGCCCATGCCGGTGAGGCCGAAGAGCACCGCGAGCATGAGTGCAAGGTGCTGCGGCGCGACAGGGGTGATGCCGGAGGTCGTCAACAGGATTGGGGCCGCTCTCGGTCTTGAATGTGAACTTGAATTCAAGTATACCTTGCTCTCAGCAGGGCGAGACAGCGAGAAGCAGGGGAGCGTCCATGAGGAAGCCGGTCGGTGTCGCGACCGCGGGAGAAGGCGCGGTCACCCCGATCGGGCGTTCGGCGGTGCTCGTCGACTACGGCGGCGTGCTCACGCTCCCGATCACCGGTGCGTTCCGACAGCTCAGCGAGGACCTCGGGCTGGACGGGGAGGCAGCGCTGCGGACGCTGTCGACGCACGAGGTGGCCCGGGCGGCCCTGGTGGAGCACGAGTGCGGGCGGCTCGACGACGAAGAGTTCGAGGACGCCTTCGCGAGCGCACTGTCCGAGGCCGGGGCTCAGGTCGACCCGCGCGGCCTGCTCGCACGGATCGCGGCGCACCTCGATCTCGACCCGCCGATGATCGAGTGGGTGCGGGACCTGCGCCGGGAAGGCACGCCGGTGGCGCTCGTCTCCAACTCGCTGGGCCGCGACTGCTACGCCCGGATCGACATGGACGAGCTCTTCGACGCCGCGGTGATCTCGGGCCACGTCGGTGTGCGCAAGCCGTCGCGACGGATCTACGAGATGGCGAGCGACGCCCTCGGGGTGCGGCCCGAGCAGTGCATCCTCGTCGACGACCTCGAGCACAACCTCGCCGGAGCTGCCCGGCTCGGGATCCACGGCGTCCTCCATCGCACCAGCGCAGCCACGATCTCGGCTGTCCGAGAAGCACTCGCGGACCCCGCCCCATCAGCCCCAGCACAGTCAACACAAGGACGGTCATGATGTTTGAACTCAGCGAGCGCGGTCAGGAGTACCGCGCCAAGCTGCTCACCTTCATGGATGAGCACGTGTACCCGGCGGAGAGCGTGTACCACCAGCAGATGGTGGACTCGGGTGATCCGAACCATCACCCGCAGGTGCTGGAGGACCTCAAGGCGGTGGCCAAGGAGCAGGGGTTGTGGAACCTCTTCCACCCGCATCCTGAGTGGGGTCCGGGGCTGACGAACCTCGAGTACGCCCATCTTGCGGAGATCACTGGTCGCAGCATGGAGCTGGCCCCGGAGGCGATCAACTGCAACGCGCCGGACACGGGGAACATGGAGGTCCTGACGTTGTTCGGGACCGATGAGCACAAGGAGAAGTGGCTCAAGCCGTTGCTGGCTGGTGAGATCGCCTCGGCGTTCGCGATGACCGAGCCTGCGGTGGCCAGCTCGGATGCGACGAACATCGAGACCTCGATGGTGCGGGATGGTGACGAGTACGTCATCAACGGTCGCAAGTGGTGGACCTCGAACGCGTTGCACAAGAACTGCAAGGTGCTCATCGTCATGGGCAAGACCGACCCGTCGGCTCCCAAACATCGTCAGCAGTCGATGATGGTGGTTCCGTTGGACACCCCTGGGGTGACGGTGGTGCGGGGTCTGCCGGTGTTCGGGTACCAGGACCGTGAGGGTCACGCCGAGGTGCTCTTCGAGGACGTGCGGGTGCCGGTGACGGCGTTGCTCGCCGGTGAGGGTGATGGCTTCATGATCAGCCAGGCCCGCCTGGGTCCGGGTCGGATCCACCACTGCATGCGTGCGATCGGTGTCGCGGAGCGCGCCCTGGACCTCATGATCGACCGCGCCCAGTCGCGGGTCACCTTCGGCGAGCCGGTCGCGAACCGGGCCAACGTCCAGGACTGGGTGGCCGAGTCGCGCATCGACATCGAGATGGCGCGTCTGCTGACGCTCAAGGCCGCGCACCTCATGGACACCGTCGGGAACCAGCAGGCCCGCACCGAGATTGCGGCGATCAAGGTGGCGGCGCCGAACGTCGCCCTCCGGGTCATCGACCGGGCCATCCAGGTGCACGGCGGCGGCGGCGTCAGCGACGACTTCCCCCTGGCCCAGTGGTATGCCCACATGCGGACGCTCCGACTGGCCGACGGCCCGGACGAGGTGCACAAGATGATCATCGCGCGTCGCGAGTACCGTCGGCGCAGCCCGGAGTGGGGCAAGAAGAAGAGCTGATGTCCGAGGCAGAGGAGGAGCCCGTCATGGTCACGGACCAGGTCAACGCAGCGGAGGGTCTGAACGTCGAGCCCATGGCTCGGTGGATCGAGGGTCTGGGTATCGGTGTGGAACCGCCCCTCGGCTTCCGTCGTGTGGGGCTGGGCCAGTCCAACCTCACCTACCTGGTGACCGACGAAGGGGGTGGACGGTGGGTGCTCCGCCGTCCGCCCCTGGGCCACCTCCTGGCCTCGGCGCACGACGTGGCTCGTGAGCACCGGATCCTCAGCGCCCTGCAGGGCACCGGCGTGCCGGTGCCTACCGTGCACGGGCTGTGCGAGGACCCCGCCGTGACCGACGTCCCGGTGATGCTCATGTCCTTCGTCGAAGGGGCCGTCCTTGACGCCCGAGCCGACGCCGTGCGCCTCGACGTCGGCGTCCGGAGAGCGCTCGGGCCGGCTGTCGTCGGGGCGCTGGCCGAGATCCATGCGGTCGACCTCGAGAAGACCGGTCTCGTAGACCTCGCGAGCCACAAGCCCTACGCGGATCGCCAGCTCCGCCGCTGGTCCGGGCAGTGGGAGCAGAGCCGTACGCGAGACCTCCCGGAGCTCGACCGGCTGACGGCTCGACTTCGCGAGCGGTCCCCCGACCCGGCGGAGATCGTCCTCGTGCACGGGGACTGCCACCTCCGCAACGTCATCTTCGACCCGGCGGACGCGTCGATCCAGGCCGTCCTCGACTGGGAGCTCTCCACCCTCGGCGACCCGCTGGCCGACCTCGGCACCCTGCTGGCCTACTGGCCGCAGGCCGGTGACCCGCCCACGCTGCGGTTCGACGCATCCGAGGTCAGCGGCTTCGTCTCGAGGGAGGAGCTGGTACAGGCCTACGCATCGGCCACGGGCCGAGACGTCTCCGCGGTCCCGTTCTGGCATGCTCTCGGTGTCTGGAAGGTCGCGATCATCATGGAGGGCGTGCGCCGCCGACAGCTCGACGAGCCCCGCAACGTGTCGGCGAGCGGGCATTTTCCGGCGGAGGCCGTGGACGGGATCGTGGCGTACGCGCACGCTGTCCTTGACGGAACTCTCTAGGCTGTCCCCGTGAATACCACGAACACGCCGGCTGCTGACGATCCGGAGATGCCGTCCTTCGTCGACCCCAGCAGGACGGGAACCCAGCCGGCGACGGCTCGTGGCAAGCGCACCCGCGACGCGTTGGTGGCGGCTGCCCGGAAGGTCTTCGAGCGCGATGGGTATCTCGACTCTCGCCTCGTGGACATCGCGCAGGAAGCCAGCTGCTCCATCGGGAGCTTCTACACCTGGTTCGACGGCAAGGACGAGGTCTTCGCGGCAGTCCTCCAGGAGGCGCAGAACGACATGCTGCATCCCGGCATCGGCCGCGTCCTCTCGACCGACGACCCGGTCGAGATCATCGCCGCGAGCAACGCGGCGTACTTCGCCGCGTACAAGAAGAATGCGCGCCTCATGCAGCTTCTCGACCAGGTCGCCGCTGTCGACCCGGCCTTCCGGACCCTGAGGCGGGCGCGCAACAGGGCCTTCGTCGAGCGCAACGCAAAGGCGATCCGCGATCTCCAGCGCCGTGGCCTGGCGGACCGAGGTGTCGACGCGGAGGTCGCGGCGATGGCGCTCTCCGGAATGGTCGGTCGCCTGGCCCACAGCGCCTACCTCATCGACCCCACACTCAAGGTGGAACATCTCGTCGAGACCGCCACCCGGCTCTGGACCAACGCGCTGGGGCTTACCCAACCTGTCCTGGAGCCGGATGCCGGGTGACCGTCTCGGCACAGCCGAGGTCAGCGGGCGATGTTGACCCCGCCGTCGACGACGAGCGTGCTGCCGACGACGTAGTCTCCGGCGCGGGAGGCGAGGTAGACCGCCGCCCCCGCCATGTCCTCGGAGCGTCCGATCCGGCCTGAGGGGATCGACTGGGCGATCTCGTCGGCGTGATCGCGGGCGTCCTTGTTCATCGTCGAGGCGAAGGCTCCCGGGGCGATCGCGCTGACGATGATCCCTTCAGGGGCCAGCCGCACGGCCATCCGAGCGGTCAGGTGGATCACGCCTGCCTTGCTGGCGTGGTATGAGTACGTCTCCATCGGGTTGAGCGAGAGCCCGTCGATCGACGCGATGTTGATGACCTTCGCCAGCTCGCCGCTGCGCTCCCGGCCGGCGAGGAGCAGCTCCTTGGCTGCCTGGGTGAGGAAGAAGGGGGCCTTGACGTTGAGGTCCATGACCTTGTCCCACCCGCTCTCGGGGAACTCGTCGAAGGAGGCGCCCCAGGCGGCCCCGGCGTTGTTCACGAGGATGTCGAGCGAGGACTCGTGCTCCTTGAATGCGGTGAGCAGCGCCTCGATCCCCGCGAGCGTCGACACGTCCGCAGGGAGGGACACGCAGTGGCCGATCTCCGAGAGCTCTGCAGCCGTCGCGTCGCAGGCCTCGGCCTTCCGGGCGGTGATGTAGACGCGGGCGCCCTGCCGGAGCAGCCCTTCGGCGATCATGCGACCGATCCCGCGGGACCCGCCCGTGACCAGGGCGACGCGGCCTGAGAGAGAGAAGAGGGAGTTCATGTCCATGGGGTCTCCTCGATAGGTGAGCCGGGACTCGGACGAGCCTCCGGCGACCTGAGTTGATATTGAAATCAGGTTCAGGTTATGGCTATCGTGCCTGAACGTACTGGTTCCTGCAATGGGTGCCGCACGATCTGGTGGAAGGGTGAAGACATGACTTGGTCGTCGACGGAGGTGCGCCTGGCGCAGCGTCCGGACGGGTATCCCGACGAGAGCACGTGGTCGATCGAGCGCACGGAGGTGCCGGACCCGGGTCCTGGCGAGCTCGTCGTCAAGGTGCAGCACATCTCGCTCGACCCCGCCATGCGCGGCTGGCTCAACGACGTCCGCTCCTACATCCCGCCCGTCGGGCTGGGGGAGGTCATGCGCGCTTTCGCGGCGGGTGAGGTTGTCGCCTCGAACAACGACGACTTCGCGGTCGGGGACGTCGTCAGCGGGGTGTTCGGGGTCCGCGAGTACGCGCTCTGCGACGGCCAGGGCGTGACCCGGCTTGACCTGGACGTCGCGCCTGCGACGACCTGGCTCGGTGCGCTCGGCATGCCAGGGATGACGGCGTGGTTCGGCCTCACCGAGGTCGGCCGGCTCAAGGACGGGGAGACCGTGCTCGTCTCGGCGGCGGCTGGGGCGGTCGGGAGCACTGTCCTCCAGATCGCCAAGGCCCGTGGGTGCCGGGTCGTCGGCGTCGCGGGAGGGCCGGAGAAGGTGGCGTGGCTCAAGGAGATCGGGGCGGACGCCACGATCGACTACAAGCAGGGTGGGGTGCTGAAGCAGCTCCGTTCAGCCGCTCCGGAAGGGGTCGACGTCTACTTCGACAACGTGGGCGGCGAGGTGCTCGACGCGGCGCTGGCCAACCTGCGTCGGGGGGCCCGCGTCGTCATCTGCGGCGCCATCGCCGGCTACAACGAGCAGAAGCTCCCCGAAGGGCCGCGCCGCTACATGTCCCTGCTCGTCTTCCGTGCCTCGATGACCGGCTTCGTCGTCATGGACTACGAGGACCGCTACCCGGAGGCGGTGTCGGCGATGTCCAAGATGATCGCCGACGGGACGCTCACCCCTAGGGAGACGGTCCTCGAGGGAGGCGTGGAGGCCTTCCCCGAGGCTCTCCTCGGGCTCTTCCGAGGCGTCAACACCGGCAAGCTCCTGCTCAAGCTCTGACCACCCCTGCGAGAGGACCACTCATGCGCGCCATCCACATCACCACGCTCGACGGCCCTGAGGCCATCGAGGTCGTCGATCTGCCCGACCCCTCCGACGAGGGCATGGTGACGATCGCGGTGAAGGCCGCGGGGGTCGCCTTCCCCGAGCTCCTCCAGACCCGCGGCCTGTACCAGGTCAAGCCCGACCTGCCCTTCGTCCCTGGGGCTGAGGTCGCCGGGGTCGTCGAGAAGGCTCCCGACGGGAGCGGGTTCTCCGTCGGTGACCGCGTGGCGGCGCTGTGCCTCCTGGGGGGCTTCGCCGAGAAGGTCCAGGCACGACCAGACCTCACCTTCGTGCTGCCGGACGAGGTGACGTTCGAGGAGGGCGCATCCTTCCTCTTCAACTACGCGACGGTCTACTTCGCGCTGGTCGAGCGGGGAGGGATGGCGCCGGGCGAGTCCGTCCTCGTCCACGGCGCGGCGGGGGGCATCGGGACCGCCGCGATCCAGGTAGCCAAGGCGTTCGGCGCCGATCGGGTGGTCGCTGTCGTCTCGACGGAGGCGAAGGGGGAGGTCGCAAGGGCCGCCGGGGCTGACGAGGTGGTCCTCGCCGACGGTTTCCGTGAGTCCGTCGGCAAGACGATCGATATCGTCGTCGACCCGGTGGGCGGCGACCGCTTCACCGACTCCCTGCGCACACTGCGTGAGCACGGGAGGCTGCTCGTCATCGGGTTCACGGCGGGACAGATCCCGGAGGTCAAGGTCAACCGCCTCCTCCTCAACAACATATCCGTCGTCGGCGTCGGCTGGGGCGCCTACGCGATGCCTCGTCCTGGGCACGTCGGGTCCGAGTGGGAGGCGATGCTGCCGCATCTGCGTAGCGGTGCGCTTCGCCCGGTCGTCGGTGCCTCCTACCCGCTCGAGGACGCCGTAGCGGCACTGACCTCGCTCGAGGGCCGGACCGTCACCGGCAAGGTGGTGCTCCAGCCGTGAGCGTCGTCAGCGACCTGCCCGGCGTGGACGACGTGCTGGCCCTGCCCACGCTGCTCCTCGAGACCGCGCCGCGTGAGTGGGAGGACGGCAACGGGCACGTCAACGTACGTCACTTCTACGACCTGCACATGCGGGCGGCCCACTCGGCGATGACGGCGATAGGTCTCGACAAGGAGTATCGGGAGACGACGGGTCAGAGCGTCTTCAGCGTGGAGCAGCACATCCGGTTCCTCGGAGAGGTGCACGTCGGGGACGAGGTCAGCGTGCACATGCGCTGGGTCGAGCGCGGCGACAAGGTGCTCCACGCGGTCTCCTTCATCGTCAACCGATCGACGAGGCGCCTCGTCAACACCTTGGAGGCGCTGGAGGCGCACGTCGACCTCCGGACCCGCCGGGCATGCTCGTGGGCCCCCGCCGTCGCCGATCGGATCGACGAGGTGACGGAGGCCCACGGGCGCCTTCCCTGGGTGGCCCCGGTCGGCGGGGCCATCATCGTCAGGCGCTGAAGCGGCCGATCGAGTCAGCGACGAGGATCGGCTTCTCGATGCCGTCGGCCTCGACGGTCAGCCTGGTGACGACGTTGACCTGGCCGGGGGAGGTCTCCTCGACCTTGGTCAGCTCGGCGCGCAGGCGGATGCGCGAGTCAACGGGCAGCGGGTGGATGAAGCGCACCCGGTCGTAGCCGTAGTTGAGGCTGTGCGCGAAACCGTCGAAGGCCATGAGCTCCTCGAGGAATGCAGGAGTGCGGGACAGGCTGTAGAGCCCGTGGGCGATCGTCGAGCCGAAGGCAGAGTCCGCGGCCCGCTCGGGGTCGACGTGGATCCACTGGTGATCCCCGGTGAGGTCTGCGAAGGCGTCGATCTTGGCCTGGTCGACGACGTGCCACTCGGTCGGGCCGAGCTCAACGCCGAGGAGGTCCTTGAGGTCCTGCACGGATGCCGGCCGGCGCTGTGTGGTCTGGGTCATGTCGAGCTCCCTGTGTGTCGAGGAACGAAGAAGTTCGTGCAGATTACTTGAACATGAAGACGGGTTCAAGTACGTTGCGAGTCATCCGAACGGTAGGTGACCACGCAAGGAGAGAGCATGGGTACGAACCAGCGCACGGCGATCGTCACGGGCGGGGCCCGGGGGATCGGCGCCGGGATCAGCAAGCGACTGGCCGAGGACGGGATGGCGGTCGCGGTCCTTGACCTCGACGAGTCGGCCTGCCAGGCCGTCGTCGACGAGATCGCTGCCGCCGGCGGTCAGGCTCTGGCGGTCGGCGCCGATGTGTCCGACCCGGAGCAGGTCGAGGCTGCTGTGCGTCGCGTCGCGGACGAGCTCGGGGCTCCCACGGTCCTGGTCAACAACGCGGGGATTATCCGCGACAACCTCATCTTCAAGATGAGCGTCGAGGACTGGGACTCGGTCATCGGTGTTCACCTTCGGGGGTCCTTCCTCATGACGAAGGCCTGCCAGGGCTTCATGACCCAGGAGAAGTTCGGGCGCATCGTCAACCTGTCCTCCACCTCCGCCCAGGGGAACCGCGGGCAGGTCAACTACTCGGCCGCGAAGGCGGGCGTGCAGGGCTTCACCAAGACCCTGGCCATCGAGCTCGGCAAGTTCGGGGTGACGGCCAACGCGATCGCCCCCGGCTTCATCGAGACCGAGATGACCGCGGAGACGGCCGCGCGGATCGGGATCAGCTTCGACGAGCTCAAGAAGATGGCCACGGACCAGGCGCCTGTCGCCAGGACCGGGAAGCCGGAGGACATCGCCCACGCCGTGTCCTTC
Proteins encoded:
- a CDS encoding NADPH:quinone oxidoreductase family protein; the protein is MRAIHITTLDGPEAIEVVDLPDPSDEGMVTIAVKAAGVAFPELLQTRGLYQVKPDLPFVPGAEVAGVVEKAPDGSGFSVGDRVAALCLLGGFAEKVQARPDLTFVLPDEVTFEEGASFLFNYATVYFALVERGGMAPGESVLVHGAAGGIGTAAIQVAKAFGADRVVAVVSTEAKGEVARAAGADEVVLADGFRESVGKTIDIVVDPVGGDRFTDSLRTLREHGRLLVIGFTAGQIPEVKVNRLLLNNISVVGVGWGAYAMPRPGHVGSEWEAMLPHLRSGALRPVVGASYPLEDAVAALTSLEGRTVTGKVVLQP
- the fabG gene encoding 3-oxoacyl-ACP reductase FabG; protein product: MGTNQRTAIVTGGARGIGAGISKRLAEDGMAVAVLDLDESACQAVVDEIAAAGGQALAVGADVSDPEQVEAAVRRVADELGAPTVLVNNAGIIRDNLIFKMSVEDWDSVIGVHLRGSFLMTKACQGFMTQEKFGRIVNLSSTSAQGNRGQVNYSAAKAGVQGFTKTLAIELGKFGVTANAIAPGFIETEMTAETAARIGISFDELKKMATDQAPVARTGKPEDIAHAVSFFASEGAGFTTGQVLYVAGGPCD
- a CDS encoding thioesterase family protein; translation: MSVVSDLPGVDDVLALPTLLLETAPREWEDGNGHVNVRHFYDLHMRAAHSAMTAIGLDKEYRETTGQSVFSVEQHIRFLGEVHVGDEVSVHMRWVERGDKVLHAVSFIVNRSTRRLVNTLEALEAHVDLRTRRACSWAPAVADRIDEVTEAHGRLPWVAPVGGAIIVRR
- a CDS encoding MaoC family dehydratase, coding for MTQTTQRRPASVQDLKDLLGVELGPTEWHVVDQAKIDAFADLTGDHQWIHVDPERAADSAFGSTIAHGLYSLSRTPAFLEELMAFDGFAHSLNYGYDRVRFIHPLPVDSRIRLRAELTKVEETSPGQVNVVTRLTVEADGIEKPILVADSIGRFSA